One genomic window of Panicum hallii strain FIL2 chromosome 6, PHallii_v3.1, whole genome shotgun sequence includes the following:
- the LOC112897936 gene encoding ATP-dependent Clp protease adapter protein CLPS1, chloroplastic has translation MEAAVPSRVALSAASRFPNRHAVAGDRSCIYKGRCQSLAIPMALSAAAPGKGGVLDRPVEKTTPGRQSEFDVKKKRKMTPPYRVILHNDNYNRREYVVQVLMKVIPGMTVDNAVNIMQEAHVNGLSVVIVCSQSEAEEHCTSLRGNGLRSSIEPASGGC, from the exons ATGGAGGCCGCGGTGCCCAGCCGTGTCGCGCTCTCGGCGGCGAGCCGCTTCCCAAATCGCCACGCGGTGGCAG GGGATAGATCGTGCATTTACAAGGGACGGTGCCAAAGTCTTGCGATCCCTATGGCTCTGTCAGCAGCTGCACCAGGCAAAGGCGGTGTGCTTGATCGGCCGGTAGAGAAAACTACTCCTGGTCGTCAGTCTGAATTTGATGTGAA GAAAAAGCGCAAGATGACGCCCCCATACCGCGTCATCCTGCACAACGACAACTACAACAGGCGCGAGTACGTCGTCCAGGTCCTGATGAAAGTGATCCCGGGGATGACCGTGGACAACGCGGTGAACATCATGCAGGAGGCACACGTGAACGGGCTCTCGGTGGTGATCGTCTGCTCCCAGTCCGAGGCCGAGGAGCACTGCACGTCGCTCAGGGGCAATGGCCTGCGGAGCTCGATCGAGCCCGCTAGCGGTGGCTGCTGA
- the LOC112898545 gene encoding transcription factor TB1-like — protein sequence MPATASMSDWDGYGAQIFPADMMLRHQETLEAVLQQPVAVVAPLRAPEAAAGEGELRDAAPAAVADGAGAHGAAVPRRRPYRTDRHSKIRTAQGVRDRRMRLSVGVAREFFALQDRLGFDKASKTVNWLLTQSKPAIDRLHDAADPPAVVTGRGEGSSSSACCFEDPREDEEAAGKGRSRGVGRYGPAAALMEEHGGGEVDWITSDAAAAAPPQPPQPMDELEYYYQYYLQLEEMMRCNNGGVPR from the coding sequence ATGCCGGCGACCGCGTCGATGTCTGATTGGGACGGGTACGGCGCGCAGATCTTCCCCGCCGACATGATGCTCCGCCACCAGGAGACCCTGGAGGCCGTGCTCCAGCagccggtggcggtggtggctcCCCTGCGGGCGCCGGAAGCGGCTGCGGGGGAGGGGGAGCTGAGggacgcggcgccggcggcggtggcggatggcgccggcgcccatggcGCGGCCGTGCCGCGGAGGCGGCCGTACCGGACGGACCGGCACAGCAAGATCCGCACGGCGCAGGGCGTGCGCGACCGGCGGATGCGGCTGTCGGTCGGCGTCGCGCGGGAGTTCTTCGCGCTGCAGGACCGCCTGGGGTTCGACAAGGCCAGCAAGACCGTCAACTGGCTCCTCACCCAGTCCAAGCCGGCCATCGACCGCCTCCACGACGCCGCCGATCCGCCGGCGGTGGTGAcggggagaggggaggggagctccTCGAGCGCTTGCTGTTTCGAGGACCCGAgggaggacgaggaggcggcggggaaGGGAAGAAGCAGAGGTGTCGGTCGTTATgggccagcggcggcgctcATGGaagagcacggcggcggcgaggtcgacTGGATCACGTCGGACgccgcagcggcggcgccgccgcagccacCGCAGCCGATGGACGAGTTGGAGTACTACTACCAGTACTACCTGCAGCtcgaggagatgatgagatgcAACAACGGAGGAGTGCCAAGGTGA